The following coding sequences are from one Roseburia hominis A2-183 window:
- a CDS encoding alpha/beta-type small acid-soluble spore protein — protein MANRSSNRAAIPEAKSALDRFKYEVASEIGVPLKDGYNGDLTSRQNGSVGGYMVKKMIEAQEKQMAGK, from the coding sequence ATGGCAAATCGTTCATCTAACAGAGCAGCAATCCCTGAGGCAAAAAGTGCACTGGACCGCTTCAAGTACGAAGTGGCGAGCGAGATCGGCGTGCCGTTAAAGGACGGCTACAACGGAGATCTTACCTCCAGACAGAATGGTTCTGTCGGCGGTTATATGGTCAAGAAAATGATTGAGGCACAGGAAAAGCAGATGGCAGGCAAGTAA
- a CDS encoding ABC transporter ATP-binding protein: MSEEEKKFLEIVDLKKGFGSGETRQEVLRGMNFSVAKGEFCVLLGPSGSGKSTLLNIIGGIDSADSGYISIGGDKLEEMSEKKLTQYRRKHLGYVFQMYNLIGNLNVKENIEVGAYLSDHALDIDELLHTLGLYEHRYKLPNQLSGGQQQRVSIGRAIVKNPDILLCDEPTGALDYHTSKEILKLIEDVNIKYGNTVIMVTHNEAIRHMADHVIKLRDGEVRHNEINTDKVSAADLEW; the protein is encoded by the coding sequence ATGTCGGAGGAAGAAAAGAAATTTCTGGAAATTGTTGATCTGAAAAAGGGATTTGGAAGCGGCGAGACACGGCAGGAGGTACTGCGCGGGATGAACTTTTCCGTGGCGAAGGGAGAGTTCTGCGTGCTGCTCGGACCGTCCGGCTCCGGAAAATCGACGCTGCTCAATATTATCGGAGGCATTGACAGCGCGGATTCCGGTTATATCTCGATCGGCGGTGATAAGCTGGAGGAGATGAGTGAGAAGAAACTAACGCAATACCGGCGCAAGCATCTTGGTTATGTCTTTCAGATGTATAACCTGATCGGGAATCTGAACGTAAAGGAAAATATCGAGGTCGGCGCGTATCTGTCCGATCATGCGCTGGATATTGATGAACTGTTACATACGCTGGGACTTTATGAGCACAGATACAAGCTCCCGAATCAGCTCTCCGGCGGTCAGCAGCAGAGAGTATCCATCGGAAGGGCGATCGTCAAGAACCCGGATATTCTGCTCTGTGATGAGCCGACGGGCGCACTCGATTATCATACGTCCAAAGAGATCTTAAAGCTGATCGAGGATGTGAATATAAAATACGGCAATACGGTTATTATGGTTACGCACAACGAGGCGATCCGGCATATGGCAGATCATGTGATCAAGCTGCGCGACGGGGAAGTACGTCACAATGAGATCAACACGGATAAAGTTTCAGCGGCAGATCTGGAATGGTAA
- a CDS encoding FtsX-like permease family protein produces MKKKKTRNPLIRRIPRELAGDWRKYLLVSLFLILTIGFVSGMYVANESMMKAADEGVTKYKLEDGHFELNEEADQTLLAAIATGEKADVKQYYTDKARRELDEKFDDEFEDKFKDEFDSQFKEEFDRKFNAEFQTQFDQTFAAQVKQTLLAQGMDETMAAAMLDTAVAQAKQAGSYQQAYDAAYESAYQKAYDTAYDEAYGKAHDEAYEKAYDEAWDKILDEIDEKYQKAEDKYELNYPDFAAVPVNISENFYRNEEEDHDGDGVSDGTVRVYQKTDDINLACLMEGSFPASSDEIAVDRMHADNVGIAVGDTITVGGEAYRVVGLIAYVNYATLHEKSTDLMFDALKFNVAMVTEDGFARLHEKVHYDYAWNYVTEPADEAAEKNLSDDFMKALLTQVVVADAEIEDYVPEYANPAIHFATDDMGSDEAMGGVLLDILIVIIAFIFAITISNTIARESSTIGTLRASGYTRGELVAHYLSMPVIVTLVAALIGNILGYTVFKNVVVSMYYNSYSLPTYETIWNPDAFIKTTLIPLILMFVVNLVVIARMMRHMPLQFLRHDLKKTKRKKAMLLPRFQFLSRFRLRVMFQNMANYAVLFVGIFFCMVMLAMAVGMPDTLSYYKENAKDLMFAKYQYVLASWEDEDGDIITTKEPGAEKFSMTSLLRKSDTLDEEVSVYGISDESQYVKIDDLNYLKENEAYISASYADKYDVSVGDDVTLDEKYENQQYTFRVAGIFDKSQSIAVFLPIENYREVFEQDADAFGGYFSDTEITDIAEENIATVITEQDITKMCDQLDHSMGSYMSYFQILCILLSAVLIYLLTKIIIEKNETAISMTKILGYENREIASIYLLSTTIVVIVADAICVVLGALVMNAAWKVIMYSYSGWFSFVILPAGYVKMFAFVLIGYLIVMMFDFMRIRKIPMDQALKNAE; encoded by the coding sequence ATGAAGAAGAAAAAGACAAGAAATCCGCTGATCAGACGCATACCGAGGGAACTGGCGGGAGACTGGAGAAAATATCTGCTCGTGAGCCTGTTCCTCATTTTGACAATCGGCTTTGTATCGGGAATGTACGTTGCCAACGAGAGCATGATGAAGGCTGCAGATGAGGGAGTCACGAAATATAAGCTGGAGGACGGACATTTTGAACTGAATGAGGAGGCGGATCAGACACTGCTCGCCGCGATTGCCACGGGAGAGAAAGCGGATGTAAAGCAGTATTACACGGACAAGGCAAGGCGTGAGCTGGATGAGAAGTTTGACGATGAATTTGAGGACAAGTTCAAGGACGAATTCGACAGCCAGTTCAAGGAGGAATTTGACCGGAAATTCAATGCGGAATTTCAGACACAGTTCGACCAGACATTTGCGGCGCAGGTAAAACAGACACTGCTGGCACAGGGGATGGATGAGACCATGGCTGCAGCGATGCTAGATACGGCGGTGGCGCAGGCAAAGCAGGCGGGAAGTTATCAGCAGGCCTACGATGCCGCTTACGAGAGCGCGTATCAGAAAGCCTACGATACCGCCTATGACGAGGCGTATGGGAAGGCACATGACGAGGCGTACGAGAAGGCTTACGACGAAGCCTGGGACAAGATTCTGGATGAAATTGATGAAAAATATCAAAAGGCGGAAGACAAATACGAATTGAACTATCCTGATTTTGCGGCGGTTCCGGTGAACATATCCGAGAATTTCTACCGCAATGAGGAGGAGGATCACGACGGCGACGGCGTCTCGGACGGAACCGTCCGCGTCTATCAGAAGACAGATGACATCAATCTGGCATGCCTGATGGAGGGAAGCTTCCCGGCATCTTCTGATGAGATTGCGGTGGACCGCATGCATGCGGACAATGTCGGCATTGCGGTGGGAGATACCATAACGGTTGGAGGAGAGGCGTATCGTGTCGTCGGACTGATTGCCTATGTCAACTATGCCACACTGCATGAAAAAAGTACGGATCTGATGTTCGATGCGCTGAAATTCAATGTGGCGATGGTGACGGAAGACGGGTTTGCGCGCCTGCACGAGAAGGTGCACTATGATTATGCATGGAACTATGTGACAGAGCCGGCGGATGAGGCAGCAGAAAAAAATCTGTCGGATGATTTTATGAAAGCCCTGCTGACGCAGGTGGTTGTCGCGGATGCGGAGATTGAGGATTATGTTCCGGAATATGCGAACCCTGCCATTCATTTTGCAACGGATGACATGGGCTCTGATGAGGCGATGGGCGGTGTGCTGCTCGATATTCTGATTGTGATTATCGCTTTTATTTTTGCCATTACAATCAGCAACACGATTGCCAGGGAGTCGTCCACGATCGGAACACTTCGCGCTTCGGGTTACACGCGCGGGGAACTGGTGGCGCATTATCTGTCGATGCCGGTCATTGTGACGCTCGTCGCGGCGCTGATCGGAAACATTCTCGGATATACGGTGTTCAAAAATGTTGTGGTTTCGATGTACTATAACAGCTACAGTCTTCCGACCTACGAGACGATATGGAATCCGGATGCGTTTATAAAGACGACGCTGATTCCGCTGATTCTGATGTTTGTTGTGAACCTTGTGGTGATTGCGCGGATGATGCGCCATATGCCGTTACAGTTTTTGCGGCATGATTTAAAGAAGACAAAGCGTAAAAAGGCGATGCTCCTGCCGCGGTTTCAGTTTTTGAGCCGTTTCCGTCTGCGCGTCATGTTTCAGAATATGGCAAATTATGCGGTCCTTTTTGTCGGGATATTTTTCTGCATGGTCATGCTGGCGATGGCGGTCGGCATGCCGGATACGCTCAGCTACTATAAGGAGAACGCCAAGGATCTGATGTTCGCAAAGTATCAGTATGTGCTTGCGTCCTGGGAGGATGAGGACGGCGACATCATCACAACAAAGGAGCCGGGTGCGGAAAAATTCAGCATGACATCTCTTTTACGGAAGAGTGATACGCTCGACGAGGAGGTATCGGTCTACGGCATCTCCGATGAAAGTCAGTATGTGAAGATCGACGATCTTAATTATTTAAAAGAGAACGAGGCATATATTTCCGCCTCCTATGCAGACAAATACGATGTCTCTGTGGGCGACGATGTCACACTGGATGAAAAGTACGAGAATCAGCAGTATACCTTCCGGGTGGCGGGCATTTTTGACAAGTCCCAGAGCATTGCCGTATTTCTGCCGATTGAAAATTACCGGGAGGTATTTGAACAGGATGCGGATGCGTTTGGCGGTTATTTCTCGGACACGGAGATTACGGACATTGCGGAGGAAAATATCGCGACGGTAATTACGGAGCAGGACATCACGAAAATGTGCGATCAGCTGGACCACTCGATGGGATCGTATATGAGTTATTTCCAGATCTTATGCATCCTGCTGTCTGCGGTGTTAATCTATCTTCTCACAAAGATCATTATTGAGAAGAATGAGACGGCAATTTCCATGACAAAGATCCTGGGCTATGAGAACCGGGAGATTGCTAGCATTTATCTGCTGTCGACCACGATTGTTGTGATCGTGGCGGATGCAATCTGCGTGGTGCTTGGCGCGCTCGTGATGAATGCCGCATGGAAAGTGATCATGTACAGTTACAGCGGATGGTTTTCCTTTGTCATTCTTCCGGCGGGCTATGTGAAAATGTTCGCGTTTGTTCTGATCGGTTATCTGATCGTGATGATGTTTGACTTTATGCGGATCAGAAAAATTCCGATGGATCAGGCATTAAAAAATGCCGAGTGA
- a CDS encoding glycoside hydrolase family 88/105 protein produces the protein MDKIETYIDELLEKSTPDRPIWNIEKILQGLKSTWNYIDGCMIKAILEMYAITKDEKYFRFADNFIDCKVREDGSIEGYSVEELNIDNVNAGKTLFELYDLTGKEKYRKAIDLVYSQIEQMPRTAEGNFWHKNIYPNQVWLDGLYMCQPFYMEYETRFHEKKNYDDIFRQFFNVVEHMRDPKTGLYYHAYDSSREMFWCDKVTGLSQNFWLRALGWYSMALLDTLDKADASVGEPYERLKGVFVDLMDAMLKYQDASGMWYQVVNFGGMEKNYLETSGSSIMAYALLKGVRLGFLPENYQTYGAKAFHGICEKYLSEDADGSLHLDGICLVAGLGGKQMRSGTYDYYMSEPVVKDDAKGVGPFLLAYTEMRRAGLIEA, from the coding sequence ATGGACAAAATAGAAACCTATATTGACGAATTGCTGGAGAAGAGTACTCCGGACCGCCCGATCTGGAATATTGAGAAGATTCTGCAGGGCTTAAAGTCCACCTGGAATTACATAGACGGATGCATGATCAAGGCGATTCTTGAGATGTATGCGATCACAAAAGACGAGAAATATTTTCGCTTTGCCGACAATTTTATCGACTGCAAGGTCAGAGAGGACGGCTCGATTGAAGGCTATTCGGTAGAAGAGTTAAATATCGACAATGTCAATGCGGGGAAAACCCTGTTTGAACTCTACGATCTGACCGGAAAAGAAAAATACCGCAAAGCGATTGATCTTGTATACAGCCAGATTGAGCAGATGCCGCGCACGGCAGAGGGAAATTTCTGGCACAAGAATATTTACCCGAATCAGGTCTGGCTGGACGGACTGTATATGTGTCAGCCGTTTTATATGGAGTATGAGACGAGATTTCATGAGAAGAAGAACTACGACGATATTTTCCGCCAGTTTTTCAATGTGGTGGAACATATGCGTGATCCGAAGACCGGACTGTACTATCATGCCTACGATTCTTCCAGAGAGATGTTCTGGTGTGACAAGGTGACGGGATTAAGCCAGAATTTCTGGCTGAGAGCGCTCGGATGGTATTCCATGGCGCTTCTTGATACGTTGGACAAGGCGGACGCGTCGGTTGGCGAGCCGTATGAGCGCTTAAAGGGCGTGTTTGTGGATCTGATGGATGCCATGTTAAAGTATCAGGACGCCAGCGGCATGTGGTATCAGGTTGTGAATTTTGGAGGCATGGAAAAGAATTATCTGGAGACCAGCGGAAGCTCGATCATGGCATACGCGCTGCTTAAGGGCGTGCGCCTGGGCTTTCTGCCGGAGAACTATCAGACATACGGTGCAAAGGCATTCCACGGCATCTGTGAGAAATATCTCTCTGAGGATGCGGACGGAAGCCTGCACTTGGACGGCATCTGCTTAGTTGCCGGACTTGGCGGAAAACAGATGCGCTCCGGCACCTACGATTATTATATGTCGGAGCCGGTGGTAAAAGATGATGCAAAGGGCGTCGGCCCGTTCCTGCTCGCATACACAGAGATGCGCAGAGCAGGACTGATCGAAGCCTAG
- a CDS encoding Rqc2 family fibronectin-binding protein produces MAFDGFVISNLVYELNNTILNAKISKIAQPETDELLFTLKGSNGQYRLAMSASASLPFLYLTDANKPSPLTAPNFCMLLRKHIANGRIVEISQPHMERIINFKIEHLDEMGDLCQKTLIVELMGKRSNIIFCDANGRIIDSIKHVSAAMSSLREVLPGRTYCIPATQDDRLNPLEVTEETFWDSAMTKPLPIAKALYTSFTGVSPVVANEICHRASIDGDMSVDSLTPDAKKHLYHNFAWLMEDVKEHRYEPNIITRGREPVEFSCFRLTEYVGSDDAVEATNSTVATDSAGNAGFAGADANESEYTMQHFSSISAVLEQYYASRNVYTRIRQKSVDLRRIVATALDRNRKKYQLQEKQLKDTEKRDRYKVYGELIHTYGYGLAEGAKELEALNYYTNEMIKIPLDPMLDAKANAQKYFDKYNKLKRTYEALTDLTAETRAEIEHLESIATSLDIALTEDDLVQIKEELIEYGYIRRKRTDKKAKSKSKPFHYRSSDGYDIYVGKNNYQNEELTFKFATGNDWWFHAKGMPGSHVIVKSGNDELPDRVFEEAGRLAGYYSKGRDNDKIEIDYLQKKNVKKPNGSAPGFVVYYTNYSLTIHPDISGLTLIE; encoded by the coding sequence ATGGCTTTTGACGGATTTGTCATATCCAATTTAGTATACGAATTAAACAACACGATTCTGAATGCCAAAATCAGCAAAATCGCGCAGCCGGAAACCGACGAGCTGCTCTTCACCTTAAAAGGATCAAACGGCCAGTACCGCCTTGCCATGTCGGCGAGCGCTTCCCTGCCGTTTTTATATCTGACCGACGCCAACAAACCGAGTCCGCTCACCGCGCCGAATTTCTGCATGCTTCTGCGCAAGCATATCGCAAACGGGCGGATCGTGGAGATCAGCCAGCCGCACATGGAGCGCATCATCAACTTTAAGATCGAACACTTAGACGAGATGGGCGATCTGTGTCAGAAAACCTTAATTGTGGAGCTGATGGGCAAGCGGAGCAATATCATTTTCTGCGATGCAAATGGCAGAATCATCGACAGCATCAAGCACGTATCGGCGGCGATGAGTTCGCTGCGCGAGGTCCTGCCGGGACGCACCTACTGCATTCCCGCGACGCAGGACGACCGTCTGAATCCGTTGGAGGTCACGGAGGAGACGTTTTGGGACAGCGCCATGACAAAGCCGCTTCCGATCGCGAAGGCGCTCTACACCTCTTTTACCGGCGTCAGCCCCGTCGTCGCCAACGAGATCTGCCACCGCGCTTCCATCGACGGCGACATGTCCGTGGATTCGCTTACCCCGGATGCCAAAAAGCATCTCTATCACAACTTTGCCTGGCTGATGGAGGATGTAAAAGAGCACCGCTATGAGCCGAACATCATCACCCGCGGCAGGGAGCCGGTCGAATTTTCCTGCTTCCGTCTGACCGAATATGTCGGCAGCGATGATGCCGTGGAAGCCACAAATTCTACTGTTGCCACGGATTCCGCCGGCAACGCAGGTTTTGCCGGTGCAGACGCAAACGAAAGCGAATACACGATGCAGCACTTTTCTTCGATCTCAGCGGTTCTGGAACAGTATTACGCCTCACGCAACGTCTACACGCGCATCCGGCAGAAGTCCGTCGATCTGCGCCGGATTGTTGCCACCGCCCTAGACCGCAACCGCAAGAAATACCAGCTGCAGGAAAAGCAGTTAAAGGACACGGAAAAGCGCGACAGGTACAAAGTCTACGGCGAACTGATCCACACTTACGGCTATGGACTTGCGGAGGGCGCAAAGGAACTGGAGGCGCTCAATTACTACACCAACGAGATGATCAAAATTCCGCTCGACCCGATGCTTGATGCCAAGGCGAATGCCCAGAAATATTTCGACAAATACAATAAGTTAAAGCGCACGTATGAAGCCCTCACGGATCTGACCGCGGAGACGCGCGCCGAGATCGAACACCTGGAGAGCATCGCAACCTCGCTCGATATTGCACTCACGGAAGACGATCTCGTGCAGATCAAGGAAGAGCTGATCGAATACGGCTATATCCGCAGGAAGCGCACCGACAAGAAGGCCAAGAGTAAGAGCAAGCCGTTCCACTACCGCTCCTCCGACGGGTATGACATCTATGTCGGGAAGAACAATTACCAGAACGAGGAACTGACGTTTAAATTTGCCACCGGCAACGACTGGTGGTTTCACGCCAAAGGAATGCCCGGCTCCCACGTCATCGTAAAATCCGGCAACGACGAACTGCCGGACCGCGTCTTTGAGGAAGCCGGAAGACTCGCCGGTTATTATTCCAAAGGCAGGGACAACGACAAGATTGAGATTGACTATCTCCAGAAAAAGAACGTAAAAAAGCCGAACGGCAGCGCGCCCGGCTTTGTTGTATACTATACCAATTATTCTCTGACCATTCACCCGGACATCTCCGGGCTGACCCTGATCGAGTAA
- the pepF gene encoding oligoendopeptidase F, whose protein sequence is MAKELPKRSEVKEEYTWDVSAMYASKTAWEADLKEVDAIVSDLAKLEGSVMASAEKLLAALELGARAEQKIDLAFNYAERLFDQDQKNTEHQAMSQKMYGVVTDYQSRTAFVVPEILAADKATLAQYFAEKKELELYRGLVDEILRTKEHVLSAEMEKLVAMTGEMAQTPEQVYSIINNADLIYPEIEDENGEKVRLSHGNFVPFEESGDRRVRKDAFEAFYSIYKQFAGTIAGLYNGQVKQQIFYAKARNYASTLEAAVDANNVPVKVYRNLVETVNANMDKMHRYVKLRKKCLGVDELHMYDVYTPMIADAAKKVSYDEAKETVLKALAPLGEDYVATVKEGFENRWIDVYENEGKRSGAYSAGAFGTHPYVLLNYNDTLDNMFTLAHEMGHAMHSWYSNANQPYIYSQYKIFVAEVASTCNEILLMEYLLANTTDKKERAYLLNHYLDSFKGTVYRQTMFAEFEMKSNQMAEEGESLNAENLCKLYYELNQKYFGEDMVSDPQIAYEWARIPHFYYNFYVYQYATSFSAAVAIAHGILEEGAPAVERYKKFLSGGCSMSPVDLLKQVGINMEEPKPIQDALDVFGKVLDEIETLI, encoded by the coding sequence ATGGCAAAAGAATTACCAAAAAGAAGTGAGGTAAAAGAGGAATATACATGGGATGTAAGTGCGATGTATGCTTCTAAAACAGCATGGGAGGCAGATCTTAAGGAAGTGGATGCGATCGTTTCTGATCTCGCAAAGTTAGAGGGCAGTGTTATGGCTTCCGCAGAGAAGCTTCTTGCGGCGCTGGAGCTTGGCGCGCGCGCAGAGCAGAAGATCGATCTGGCGTTTAATTATGCGGAGCGCCTGTTTGACCAGGATCAGAAGAACACCGAGCATCAGGCAATGTCGCAGAAAATGTACGGTGTTGTGACGGATTATCAGAGCCGCACGGCATTTGTTGTGCCGGAGATTCTGGCAGCCGACAAAGCGACGCTTGCACAGTATTTTGCTGAAAAAAAGGAACTGGAACTCTACCGCGGACTGGTAGATGAGATCCTGCGCACCAAAGAGCATGTCCTCTCGGCGGAGATGGAAAAACTGGTGGCGATGACCGGAGAGATGGCACAGACGCCGGAGCAGGTATATTCCATCATCAACAATGCGGATCTGATCTACCCGGAGATCGAGGATGAAAACGGGGAGAAGGTGCGCCTTTCCCACGGCAATTTTGTGCCGTTCGAGGAATCGGGCGACCGCCGCGTCAGAAAAGATGCGTTTGAAGCTTTTTACAGCATCTACAAACAGTTTGCCGGAACGATTGCCGGACTTTACAACGGACAGGTAAAGCAGCAGATTTTCTATGCGAAGGCGAGAAATTATGCGTCTACGCTGGAAGCGGCAGTCGATGCGAACAATGTGCCGGTGAAGGTTTACCGCAATCTGGTGGAGACCGTAAATGCCAACATGGACAAGATGCACCGCTATGTAAAGCTGCGCAAGAAGTGCCTCGGGGTGGACGAACTTCACATGTATGACGTCTACACGCCGATGATCGCGGATGCAGCCAAAAAGGTTTCCTATGATGAGGCGAAGGAGACGGTGCTTAAGGCGCTCGCACCTCTTGGTGAGGACTACGTTGCAACGGTAAAGGAAGGCTTTGAGAACCGCTGGATCGATGTCTATGAGAACGAGGGGAAGCGGAGCGGTGCATACTCGGCAGGCGCGTTCGGCACGCACCCGTATGTCCTGTTGAATTATAACGATACGTTAGACAACATGTTTACGCTCGCACACGAGATGGGACATGCCATGCATTCCTGGTACTCGAATGCAAATCAGCCTTATATTTACTCCCAGTACAAGATTTTCGTGGCGGAGGTTGCCTCTACCTGCAACGAGATCCTTCTGATGGAGTATCTGCTCGCGAACACGACGGACAAAAAAGAGCGTGCCTACCTGTTAAATCATTATCTCGACAGCTTTAAGGGAACAGTGTACCGCCAGACCATGTTCGCGGAGTTCGAGATGAAAAGCAACCAGATGGCGGAAGAGGGCGAAAGCTTAAATGCTGAGAATCTCTGCAAACTCTATTACGAACTGAACCAGAAGTATTTTGGCGAGGATATGGTCTCCGATCCGCAGATCGCTTATGAGTGGGCAAGAATCCCGCATTTTTACTATAATTTCTATGTATACCAGTATGCGACCAGCTTTTCTGCAGCGGTGGCGATCGCGCACGGCATTCTCGAGGAGGGCGCACCGGCAGTGGAGCGCTACAAGAAGTTCCTCTCCGGCGGATGCTCCATGTCTCCGGTAGATCTGTTAAAACAGGTCGGCATCAATATGGAGGAGCCGAAGCCGATTCAGGATGCACTCGATGTATTCGGAAAAGTGCTCGACGAGATCGAGACACTGATCTAG
- a CDS encoding PTS sugar transporter — protein sequence MKQVEVLLNAPERALRFCNILSACEGPFDLGRGSYTVDGKSILGICTMDLTVPLTLSIYDETENVLEKIREFLV from the coding sequence GTGAAACAGGTAGAAGTGCTGCTGAATGCGCCGGAGCGCGCACTAAGATTCTGCAATATCCTAAGTGCCTGCGAGGGACCGTTTGATCTTGGGCGGGGCAGTTACACGGTGGACGGCAAGTCCATTCTGGGAATCTGCACAATGGATCTTACTGTGCCGCTCACACTTTCCATCTATGATGAGACGGAAAATGTGCTGGAAAAAATCCGGGAGTTTCTGGTGTAA
- a CDS encoding L-aspartate oxidase: MRDMYYDVVIAGCGVAGLYTALRLGRDKKILMLSKEDLESCDSMLAQGGICVLHDENDYDSYFEDTMRAGHYENRKESVDLMIRGSRAIIDDLLSLGVRFAKNPDGTLAYTREGAHSRPRICFHEDITGKEITTTLLSHVKKLTNVTIMEYTVMTDILVVNDHCCGMIAKTRDGETLHIHAQDTVMATGGIGGLYEHSTNFPILTGDACRIAEQHGVELEHMDYVQIHPTCLYSKKPGRSFLISESARGEGAILLNHKGERFVNELLPRDVVTKAIREEMEKEGVDHEFISFENVPEEIIKGHFPHIYEKCLEEGYDILKEPAPIVPAQHYFMGGVHVDRDSETTMPHLYAVGETSCNGVHGKNRLASNSLLESLVFAKRAAQKIELTQKGKEEHESNYHAACC; encoded by the coding sequence ATGAGAGATATGTACTATGACGTAGTGATTGCAGGCTGCGGAGTGGCAGGGCTGTATACGGCGCTGCGTCTTGGAAGAGACAAGAAGATTCTGATGCTGTCCAAAGAAGATCTGGAGAGCTGTGATTCCATGCTGGCACAGGGAGGCATCTGTGTGCTGCATGATGAGAACGATTATGATTCCTATTTTGAGGATACCATGCGGGCGGGACATTATGAGAACCGGAAGGAGAGCGTGGATCTCATGATCCGCGGAAGCCGGGCGATCATCGATGATCTGCTTTCCCTCGGGGTCCGTTTTGCGAAGAATCCGGACGGCACGCTTGCCTACACGAGAGAGGGAGCACATTCCAGACCGAGAATCTGTTTCCATGAGGATATCACCGGCAAGGAGATCACCACGACGCTGCTTTCGCATGTGAAAAAATTGACGAATGTGACCATCATGGAATATACTGTAATGACAGATATTCTCGTCGTGAATGATCACTGCTGCGGCATGATCGCGAAGACAAGGGACGGCGAGACGCTGCACATCCATGCGCAGGATACGGTCATGGCGACAGGCGGCATCGGCGGTCTGTATGAGCACTCCACGAATTTCCCGATTCTGACGGGCGATGCCTGCCGGATTGCGGAGCAGCACGGAGTAGAATTGGAGCACATGGATTATGTGCAGATCCATCCGACCTGTCTCTACAGCAAAAAGCCGGGCAGAAGCTTTCTGATCTCAGAGTCCGCCAGAGGCGAGGGCGCGATTCTCTTGAATCACAAGGGAGAGCGGTTCGTCAACGAACTGCTTCCGCGCGATGTCGTGACGAAAGCGATCCGCGAGGAGATGGAAAAAGAGGGTGTCGACCATGAATTCATCTCCTTTGAGAACGTACCGGAGGAGATCATCAAGGGACATTTCCCACATATTTATGAGAAATGTCTGGAAGAGGGCTATGACATCTTAAAGGAGCCGGCACCGATCGTTCCGGCACAGCACTATTTTATGGGCGGCGTCCATGTGGATCGCGATTCAGAAACGACTATGCCGCATCTGTATGCGGTCGGGGAGACAAGCTGCAACGGGGTTCACGGGAAGAACCGGCTTGCCAGCAACAGTCTCCTGGAGAGCCTTGTTTTTGCAAAGCGCGCCGCACAAAAGATCGAACTTACACAGAAAGGAAAAGAAGAACATGAATCCAATTACCATGCAGCTTGTTGCTGA
- the nadC gene encoding carboxylating nicotinate-nucleotide diphosphorylase — MNPITMQLVADKYIKMALEEDINSEDVSTNAVMPEYKKGDVQLICKEDGIIAGLQIFERVFTLLDEKTQVEFFVKDGEKVKKGQTLAVVTGDIRVLLSGERTALNYLQRLSGIATYTHSVAKLLEGSKTKLLDTRKTTPGMRIFEKYAVRIGGGCNHRYNLSDGVLLKDNHIDAAGGVKEAVAAAKAYAPFVRKIEVETENLDMVKEAVEAGADIIMLDNMTPEQMAEAIRVIDGRAETECSGNITKENIKTITSLGVDYVSSGALTHSAPILDISLKHLRVLEG; from the coding sequence ATGAATCCAATTACCATGCAGCTTGTTGCTGACAAATATATCAAGATGGCGTTAGAGGAGGACATCAACAGTGAGGATGTCTCCACCAACGCCGTGATGCCGGAGTACAAAAAGGGCGACGTACAGTTGATCTGCAAGGAGGACGGAATCATTGCGGGTTTACAGATTTTCGAGCGTGTGTTCACACTGCTGGATGAAAAGACGCAGGTGGAGTTCTTCGTGAAGGATGGCGAGAAAGTGAAAAAGGGACAGACCCTTGCGGTTGTGACCGGCGATATCCGGGTACTGCTGTCGGGAGAGCGCACGGCACTCAACTATCTGCAGCGCTTAAGCGGCATTGCAACCTACACGCACAGCGTGGCGAAGCTTCTGGAGGGATCGAAGACGAAGCTTTTAGATACCCGCAAAACAACGCCGGGCATGCGTATTTTTGAAAAATATGCGGTGCGCATCGGCGGCGGATGCAATCACAGATATAATCTGTCGGACGGCGTGCTCTTAAAGGACAATCACATCGATGCGGCAGGCGGCGTGAAGGAAGCCGTGGCGGCAGCAAAGGCATATGCACCGTTTGTGCGCAAGATCGAGGTGGAGACAGAGAACCTTGATATGGTAAAAGAAGCCGTGGAAGCAGGCGCGGATATTATCATGCTCGACAATATGACACCGGAGCAGATGGCGGAAGCGATCCGCGTGATCGACGGACGTGCCGAGACCGAGTGTTCCGGCAATATCACAAAGGAAAATATTAAGACCATTACATCTCTTGGTGTGGATTACGTGTCCAGCGGCGCGCTGACACATTCTGCGCCGATCCTGGATATCAGTCTGAAACATTTGCGTGTGCTGGAAGGGTGA